Proteins from one Alysiella filiformis genomic window:
- a CDS encoding sulfite exporter TauE/SafE family protein, with protein MDSIYITQVLIFAVAATLHGITGMGFPMVGTTSLSFIMPLPQAIAMMILPSLVMNIMVLLAGKTPHLWQELWAYCRQYWRLIVMSAVGSAVGVWLLLWLPAQYVYAMMALLTFYYAIHGYAQLNHWVKPLAIPTHGGSMLFFGFVSGVAGGASNAMSPLVLMYLFAHTQNKHEIAKVSNLCYLVGKVVQLLLLQKHFAHFDANATQIMVWLTVVSVFFVYVGAKCRDKLGQVFFKKLIYFILLILSLKIAHSAFQAAFFTNS; from the coding sequence ATGGACAGCATCTACATCACACAAGTACTGATTTTTGCGGTGGCGGCTACGCTGCATGGCATCACAGGCATGGGTTTTCCCATGGTGGGTACCACGTCTTTGTCGTTCATCATGCCCTTGCCGCAGGCGATTGCGATGATGATTTTGCCCAGTTTGGTCATGAACATCATGGTTTTGTTGGCAGGCAAAACACCGCATTTGTGGCAAGAATTGTGGGCTTATTGTCGGCAATATTGGCGATTGATTGTGATGAGTGCCGTGGGCAGCGCGGTGGGGGTGTGGTTGCTGTTGTGGCTGCCCGCGCAATACGTTTATGCGATGATGGCATTGCTGACCTTTTATTATGCCATACATGGCTATGCCCAATTAAATCATTGGGTTAAACCGCTTGCCATTCCTACTCACGGTGGTTCAATGCTTTTTTTCGGTTTTGTGTCGGGCGTGGCAGGTGGGGCGAGCAATGCCATGTCGCCATTGGTGTTGATGTATTTGTTTGCCCACACGCAAAACAAGCACGAAATCGCCAAAGTGAGCAATTTGTGCTATTTGGTTGGCAAAGTGGTGCAACTGCTGCTTTTGCAAAAACATTTTGCCCATTTTGATGCCAATGCCACACAAATCATGGTGTGGCTGACTGTGGTGTCGGTATTTTTTGTGTATGTGGGCGCGAAATGCCGCGATAAATTGGGGCAGGTTTTCTTTAAAAAATTGATTTATTTTATTTTATTGATTTTGTCGTTGAAAATTGCCCACAGCGCGTTTCAGGCAGCCTTTTTTACGAATTCATAA
- a CDS encoding vWA domain-containing protein — protein sequence MNTPHPTRWRLILGEPAAESCGANLSAEQIRMDNALSALYDPSENRRGGLGASAPKVSAWLGDIREFFPQSVVQVMQKDAVNRLNLHSLLTEKEMLANITPDVHLVATLMSLSRVIPEKNKELARQVVRKVVEALLKKWSSPTQQAIQGALNRATRTRNPRFKEIDWHSTICKNLKNYQPDYQTIIPETRIGYGKKRKAVRDMILCLDQSGSMGTSVIYSGIFGSVLASLPSLNTRMVVFDTAVVDLMDEMDDPVDLLFGVQLGGGTDINRALNYCQTQITRPNDTTLVLVTDLYEGGDERAMRKRMVDLVNSGVQLIVLLALNDDGAPFYDQRNAEFLATLGVPAFACTPDKFPDLMAAALNKQDLSLWVSENVKK from the coding sequence ATGAATACCCCACACCCAACCCGTTGGCGATTAATTCTGGGCGAACCCGCCGCCGAAAGTTGTGGCGCAAACCTGTCCGCCGAACAAATCCGCATGGACAACGCCCTGTCCGCACTCTACGACCCCAGCGAAAATCGGCGTGGTGGTTTGGGCGCGTCCGCCCCGAAAGTCAGCGCGTGGCTGGGCGATATTCGTGAATTTTTCCCACAATCTGTGGTGCAAGTCATGCAAAAAGACGCGGTTAATCGCTTGAATTTGCATTCATTATTAACCGAAAAAGAAATGCTCGCCAACATCACGCCCGATGTGCATTTGGTGGCGACTTTGATGAGTTTAAGCCGCGTCATTCCCGAAAAAAATAAGGAATTGGCACGTCAAGTTGTGCGCAAAGTGGTTGAAGCATTGCTGAAAAAATGGTCATCGCCCACCCAACAAGCCATTCAAGGCGCACTCAATCGCGCCACGCGCACGCGCAATCCGCGTTTCAAAGAAATTGACTGGCACAGCACCATATGCAAAAATCTGAAAAACTATCAGCCTGATTATCAAACGATTATTCCCGAAACGCGCATTGGTTACGGCAAAAAACGCAAAGCCGTGCGCGACATGATTTTGTGCCTAGACCAAAGCGGTTCTATGGGGACTTCCGTGATTTATTCGGGGATTTTTGGCTCTGTGCTGGCGAGTTTGCCGTCTCTGAACACGCGCATGGTGGTGTTTGACACAGCGGTGGTGGATTTGATGGACGAAATGGACGACCCTGTGGATTTGCTGTTTGGCGTGCAACTGGGCGGCGGCACGGACATCAATCGCGCCCTGAATTATTGCCAAACGCAAATCACACGCCCAAATGACACGACTTTGGTTTTGGTAACCGATTTGTATGAAGGCGGCGATGAACGCGCCATGCGTAAACGTATGGTGGATTTGGTCAATTCGGGCGTACAACTGATTGTTTTGCTGGCGTTAAATGATGATGGTGCGCCATTTTACGACCAACGCAATGCGGAATTTTTGGCGACTTTGGGCGTGCCAGCGTTTGCGTGTACGCCTGATAAATTCCCCGATTTGATGGCGGCGGCGTTGAATAAGCAAGATTTGAGTTTGTGGGTGTCGGAGAATGTGAAGAAATAG
- a CDS encoding DUF5682 family protein, whose protein sequence is MPTQFYGIRHHGAGSTRHLLNALNAQQPDLILLEAPPEAQSLLPLAAHADMKPPVALLAYRPDAPQNAIYYPFAEYSPEWQTLQFAAKNHIEVRFFDLPLQHSLADEYSGCLKNENGENNENSDEHSDEHSDENLNETKIYQDPFDHLAQIVGLPDGEVFWEQFVEQRQDGQDIFAAVQIAVSALREHETTSPNNALREAYMRKMLRQAEKDAQNIAVVCGAWHVPALTAKVAAKDDTALLKNLPKCKVACTFIPWTNNRLTFASGYGAGIHAPAWYAHLWRYPDDDGVLWVGRAAAALREKGFDVSAAHVIETVRLANATAALRGQSRPNLADFVDAIGAIIGMGETLIIDLIKNKWLIGAEIGSVPDDTPQLPLIADVAAQRKKCRLPETAEHKTLELDLRKPLDLQRSILINRMILLDIHWAEHVHSNSTGTFKETWRMAYQPEHHIQLTERAVHGNTLEKAVANYVRQKMADFKQLRELANLLRLCLPADVPELLNEIATQIANASADSHDLADNLHALPELVDIVRYGSVRDFDAAPLQGVLATLLARLAAGGVQGCLNIDTDTAQSLFTRIRAADYAMGLLNDEDLTALWQTFLKKQMAAENVHALLSGNAARILFDKQGISEETMSQTFSLSLSTAQSYEHAAHWLEGFLYQSGTILLINNDLWQMIDDWLRGLSDEVFTELLPLLRRTFSSFEFGERRQLGEKAAQNGTETVSGSLKTPTQNHGAFNETLREKAAETVRMLLQAA, encoded by the coding sequence ATGCCCACCCAATTCTACGGTATCCGACATCATGGCGCAGGCTCAACACGCCACCTGCTCAATGCGCTCAACGCCCAACAGCCCGATTTGATTTTGCTGGAAGCCCCACCTGAAGCCCAATCGTTGTTGCCTTTGGCGGCGCACGCAGACATGAAACCGCCTGTTGCACTGTTGGCGTATCGCCCAGACGCGCCACAAAATGCGATTTATTACCCTTTTGCCGAATATTCGCCAGAATGGCAAACCCTTCAATTTGCAGCGAAAAACCATATTGAAGTGCGTTTTTTTGATTTGCCTTTGCAACACAGTTTGGCGGACGAATATTCAGGCTGCCTGAAAAACGAAAATGGCGAAAACAATGAAAATTCAGATGAACATTCAGATGAACATTCAGATGAAAATTTAAATGAAACAAAAATTTATCAAGACCCATTTGACCATTTAGCCCAAATTGTTGGCTTGCCAGATGGCGAAGTTTTTTGGGAACAATTTGTGGAACAACGCCAAGACGGTCAAGACATTTTCGCTGCCGTCCAAATTGCCGTGTCCGCCTTGCGTGAACATGAAACCACCAGCCCAAACAATGCCTTACGCGAAGCCTATATGCGAAAAATGTTGCGCCAAGCCGAAAAAGACGCGCAAAACATCGCAGTCGTGTGTGGCGCGTGGCACGTTCCCGCGCTGACCGCCAAAGTCGCCGCCAAAGACGACACCGCCTTACTTAAAAATTTGCCCAAATGCAAAGTCGCTTGCACCTTTATTCCTTGGACAAACAATCGCTTAACTTTCGCAAGCGGCTATGGCGCAGGCATACACGCGCCCGCTTGGTATGCGCATTTGTGGCGTTATCCTGACGATGACGGCGTGTTGTGGGTTGGTCGTGCGGCTGCCGCCTTGCGCGAAAAAGGTTTTGACGTGTCGGCTGCTCACGTCATTGAAACCGTGCGTTTGGCGAACGCGACTGCTGCCTTGCGCGGTCAAAGTCGCCCGAATTTGGCGGATTTTGTGGACGCGATTGGCGCGATTATTGGCATGGGCGAAACGCTCATCATTGATTTAATTAAAAATAAATGGTTAATTGGCGCGGAGATTGGCAGCGTTCCAGACGATACGCCACAACTGCCCCTGATTGCCGATGTTGCCGCGCAACGCAAAAAATGCAGGCTGCCTGAAACTGCCGAACACAAAACCCTAGAATTGGATTTACGCAAACCGCTTGATTTGCAACGCAGTATTTTGATTAACCGAATGATTTTGCTGGATATTCATTGGGCGGAACACGTCCACAGCAACAGCACAGGCACGTTCAAAGAAACATGGCGCATGGCGTATCAGCCCGAACACCACATTCAACTGACCGAACGCGCCGTACACGGCAACACGCTGGAAAAAGCGGTCGCCAATTATGTGCGCCAAAAAATGGCTGATTTCAAGCAATTACGCGAATTGGCGAATTTATTGCGTTTGTGTTTGCCAGCCGATGTGCCTGAATTATTGAATGAAATTGCCACGCAAATCGCCAATGCGTCTGCCGACAGCCACGATTTAGCCGACAATTTGCACGCCCTGCCTGAATTGGTGGACATTGTGCGCTATGGCAGCGTACGCGATTTTGACGCTGCGCCTTTGCAAGGCGTATTGGCGACTTTGTTGGCGCGACTGGCGGCGGGTGGCGTGCAAGGCTGCCTGAATATTGACACGGACACAGCACAATCGCTGTTTACGCGCATTCGGGCGGCGGATTACGCCATGGGTTTGCTCAACGATGAAGATTTAACGGCATTGTGGCAAACTTTCCTGAAAAAACAAATGGCTGCGGAAAACGTCCACGCTTTGTTGTCGGGCAATGCCGCGCGGATTTTGTTTGACAAACAAGGTATTAGCGAAGAAACCATGTCGCAAACATTCAGCCTATCGCTTTCTACGGCGCAATCGTATGAACACGCGGCGCATTGGTTGGAAGGCTTTTTGTATCAATCGGGAACGATTTTGTTGATTAACAATGATTTATGGCAAATGATAGACGATTGGTTGCGCGGTTTGTCGGACGAAGTGTTTACGGAATTGTTGCCCTTGTTGAGACGGACGTTCAGCAGTTTTGAGTTTGGCGAACGGCGACAGTTGGGCGAAAAAGCGGCGCAAAATGGCACGGAAACGGTTTCAGGCAGCCTGAAAACGCCCACACAAAATCATGGCGCGTTCAATGAAACATTGCGCGAAAAAGCGGCGGAAACGGTGCGAATGTTGTTGCAGGCTGCCTGA